One genomic region from Vitis riparia cultivar Riparia Gloire de Montpellier isolate 1030 chromosome 17, EGFV_Vit.rip_1.0, whole genome shotgun sequence encodes:
- the LOC117904183 gene encoding LEAF RUST 10 DISEASE-RESISTANCE LOCUS RECEPTOR-LIKE PROTEIN KINASE-like 2.1, giving the protein MVVLLLSKLLVLNILLDEDFCPKISHFGLAKLCHRKDGVVSMWDARRTMGYVASEVFNRNFGEVSSKSDVYSYGMMILEMVGGRKNINVAASHTSKIYFPHWVYKRLGLTEDLGLQGIVSKEENEIGRKMILVGLWCIQTDPSHRPSMSKIIDMLEGSMEALQIPLKPFLSSRSRSPTDSSISALMDI; this is encoded by the coding sequence ATGGTGGTCTTGTTGCTGTCAAAGTTGTTGGTACTCAACATCCTCCTAGATGAAGATTTTTGTCCCAAAATCTCTCATTTTGGCCTTGCTAAACTTTGCCATAGAAAAGATGGTGTGGTATCGATGTGGGATGCTAGACGGACGATGGGGTACGTGGCTTCAGAAGTGTTCAACAGAAATTTTGGAGAAGTCTCCAGCAAATCAGATGTCTATAGCTACGGAATGATGATTCTGGAGATGGTTGGGGGAAGAAAAAACATCAATGTTGCGGCCAGTCACACCAGCAAGATATACTTTCCACATTGGGTTTATAAGCGTCTTGGGCTGACTGAAGATCTAGGATTGCAGGGAATTGTgagcaaagaagaaaatgaaattgggaGAAAGATGATACTAGTGGGTTTGTGGTGCATACAGACAGACCCATCACATAGACCATCCATGAGTAAGATAATTGACATGTTGGAAGGAAGCATGGAAGCCCTGCAAATCCCTCTCAAGCCTTTCCTATCTTCCCGTTCAAGATCACCAACAGATTCTTCCATTTCTGCCCTGATGGATATATAA
- the LOC117904184 gene encoding LEAF RUST 10 DISEASE-RESISTANCE LOCUS RECEPTOR-LIKE PROTEIN KINASE-like 1.2 — MDAQNIFISKSTFTIIVVIIIFTSFVIETLSADPKFEVCKPHNCGTGPNISYPFWIPKEQESYCGFPNFSITCNDEKPGLTISDDYYVIREIFYTNHSFLMSNSAVYDGDSCPTPLYNFSLDQTPFNYSPSHYDLLVFYNCTSVPVETLTIPIDCMSNATLHSFASFHEEALEYMNFSTESCQSMVNVPVDIDGEEGFGNLLNWNFTEILREGFVLSWTANNCSSCERSGGRCGFENNEFFCFCQDRPHLRTCHDGNSIVLSVVYEDTMFIKLVINAYIDTARFLPGPILTLLLCLPVYFPAPGVCAGLGALLISSIFFLMYLRRYKKRYPPPFLPRIISSDPSSKTIFESQGSLHGVHIFTYEELEEATNNFDSSKELGDGGFGTVYHGKLRDGRVVAVKRLYENNYKRVEQFMNEVEILQLLRHRNLVSLYGCTSRHSRELLLVYEYVPNGTVADHLHGEQAKPGSLTWPTRMKIAIETASALKYLHASDIIHRDVKTNNILLDNNFSVKVADFGLSRLFPTDVTHVSTAPQGTPGYVDPDYHQCYQLTSKSDVYSFGVVLIELISSMPAVDITRHRHEINLSNMAINKIQNHALHELVDCSLGFDSDQNIRRMIMAVAELAFQCLQNEKEMRPAMDEVLEVLMGIESEGCNIVKTEEVEIPADSVGLLKSKQPPASPDSVTTNWTSWPSTTNGSS, encoded by the exons ATGGATGCCCAAAACATCTTCATATCGAAAAGCACCTTCACTATAATTGTAGTCATTATCATCTTCACCAGCTTTGTTATAGAAACCCTATCTGCTGATCCAAAGTTTGAGGTCTGCAAGCCTCACAACTGTGGGACAGGTCCAAATATAAGCTACCCCTTTTGGATTCCTAAAGAACAAGAATCCTATTGTGGTTTCCCAAATTTCTCAATCACTTGCAATGATGAAAAACCAGGGCTTACTATTTCTGATGATTATTATGTCATTAGAGAGATCTTTTACACCAACCACTCGTTTCTCATGTCTAATTCTGCTGTCTATGATGGTGATTCATGCCCAACTCCTCTGTATAACTTTAGTCTTGATCAGACTCCATTCAATTACAGTCCTTCTCATTATGATCTCTTGGTGTTCTACAACTGCACTTCTGTTCCTGTTGAGACCTTAACAATTCCAATTGATTGCATGAGCAATGCTACTCTTCACTCCTTTGCTAGCTTTCATGAGGAAGCTTTGGAGTACATGAATTTTTCTACAGAGTCATGCCAATCTATGGTTAATGTGCCTGTCGATATTGATGGTGAAGAGGGTTTTGGAAATTTGTTAAACTGGAATTTCACAGAGATTTTGAGGGAGGGGTTTGTTTTGAGTTGGACTGCAAATAATTGTAGCTCTTGTGAGAGAAGTGGTGGGCGTTGTGGATTTGAAAACAATGAATTCTTCTGTTTTTGCCAGGATCGCCCACATCTCAGAACTTGCCATGATGGTAATTCTATC GTCCTATCGGTTGTGTATGAGGATACAATGTTCATAAAGCTTGTCATTAATGCGTATATTG ATACAGCGAGATTTCTTCCGGGCCCAATCCTCACACTGCTTCTATGCCTCCCTGTTTATTTCCCCGCTCCAGGTGTTTGTGCTGGATTAGGTGCTCTCCTTATTTCAAGCATTTTTTTCCTCATGTATCTACGCCGCTACAAGAAGCGCTATCCTCCACCTTTTCTCCCTCGAATTATCTCTTCTGATCCCTCTTCGAAGACAATTTTTGAGAGCCAGGGCAGCTTACACGGTGTCCATATATTCACTTACGAAGAACTTGAAGAAGCCACTAACAATTTTGATTCCAGCAAAGAACTAGGAGATGGAGGTTTTGGCACCGTATATCATG GCAAACTCCGTGATGGTCGTGTTGTTGCTGTGAAGCGCTTATATGAAAACAATTACAAGAGGGTTGAGCAGTTCATGAATGAAGTTGAGATCCTCCAACTTTTGCGCCACCGAAACCTAGTCTCCCTATATGGGTGCACCTCTCGCCACAGCAGAGAGCTCCTCCTTGTATATGAATACGTTCCTAACGGTACTGTTGCTGATCATCTTCACGGTGAACAAGCTAAACCTGGATCACTCACATGGCCAACTCGAATGAAAATTGCCATAGAGACTGCAAGTGCATTGAAATATCTCCATGCTTCTGATATCATCCACCGTGATGTCAAAACCAACAATATTCTCCTTGACAACAACTTCTCTGTGAAAGTTGCAGATTTTGGGCTGTCCCGTCTCTTCCCAACAGATGTTACCCATGTTTCAACTGCTCCACAAGGAACTCCTGGATATGTTGATCCCGATTATCACCAATGCTACCAGCTTACAAGCAAGAGTGACGTCTATAGCTTTGGGGTGGTCCTGATTGAGCTTATATCATCAATGCCTGCTGTTGATATCACTAGGCACCGGCATGAGATTAACTTGTCTAACATGGCTATCAACAAGATCCAAAACCATGCATTGCATGAACTTGTTGACTGTTCCCTTGGGTTTGATTCAGACCAGAACATAAGGAGGATGATAATGGCAGTGGCAGAGTTGGCATTTCAGTGTTtgcaaaatgagaaggaaatgaGACCTGCTATGGATGAAGTGCTTGAGGTTCTAATGGGCATTGAGAGTGAGGGTTGCAATATAGTAAAGACAGAGGAGGTGGAGATTCCAGCAGACAGTGTTGGGTTGTTGAAGAGTAAGCAACCACCAGCTTCACCGGATTCTGTGACTACAAATTGGACTAGTTGGCCCTCAACTACTAATGGCAGCAGCTGA
- the LOC117905118 gene encoding LEAF RUST 10 DISEASE-RESISTANCE LOCUS RECEPTOR-LIKE PROTEIN KINASE-like 2.1: MHLKDFFPSSLVISLFISILSHAFPKYVCGIDFRYATCNSSVECGRLGKIHYPFWVNGSQPRYCGHPSFGLSCHKDEATMWIWAELFHVIDMDNRTQTLKIARIHEPSTGKLFCPVFNASIKSTSFSYSSDVEFITFLHNCPRIEGLSSYEYPCVVVNKKQIHSYFVANTSLANRFRSRCGYSALLPVLGSAVEGLMNGSLDVEKALSKGFEVKWTANETQCEGCMESGGRCGYDRNSNTPSCFCRDQPYPESCSRSSITKEPFK, from the exons ATGCATCTCAAAGATTTCTTCCCTTCTTCCCTTGTCATCTCCCTCTTCATCTCCATCCTCTCCCATGCCTTCCCAAAATATGTCTGCGGAATCGATTTTCGCTATGCAACCTGCAATTCTTCAGTAGAATGTGGTAGACTGGGAAAAATTCACTACCCTTTCTGGGTAAACGGCTCCCAACCTCGGTATTGTGGTCATCCCTCGTTCGGTCTGTCCTGTCACAAAGACGAGGCCACCATGTGGATCTGGGCTGAactttttcatgtcatcgacatgGATAATAGGACTCAAACCCTGAAGATTGCCAGAATCCATGAGCCCTCGACGGGGAAACTTTTTTGTCCGGTCTTCAACGCAAGCATAAAGTCAACTTCCTTCAGCTATTCTTCCGATGTTGAATTTATCACTTTCTTGCACAATTGTCCTCGGATCGAAGGTTTATCATCTTATGAGTATCCTTGTGTGGTAGTAAACAAGAAGCAAATCCACAGTTACTTTGTGGCAAATACATCTTTGGCAAATAGATTTAGAAGCAGATGTGGGTATAGTGCTCTTCTTCCTGTTCTCGGAAGTGCTGTAGAAGGCCTTATGAATGGTTCATTAGATGTGGAAAAGGCTTTGAGCAAAGGGTTTGAGGTCAAATGGACAGCAAACGAGACACAGTGCGAAGGGTGCATGGAGTCTGGCGGTAGGTGTGGGTATGACCGGAATTCGAACACACCTTCTTGTTTTTGTCGTGACCAGCCTTATCCAGAAAGCTGTTCACGTTCATCAA tcaCAAAGGAACCCTTTAAATGA